In one Brevibacillus composti genomic region, the following are encoded:
- a CDS encoding substrate-binding domain-containing protein, giving the protein MHRNRSLFTCMVILLSLFLAACSTASVGPAATSPSAQGNAPQSAAAGEAPPTGDANPSAQTGANASSAGQEIVLATTTSTQDSGLLDALLPHFEQSTGIKVKVIAVGTGQAIKLGEDGNADVVLVHSRKAEDEFVSKGFGINAHDVMYNQFYIVGPEQDPAGVKSAKKAAEAFAAIARSQALFISRGDDSGTDKKEKSIWKEAGITPEGDWYLSSGQGMGATLQMADEKGAYTLTDEATFLSRKMNLQVLMQGDQSLLNPYGIIQVKSTAKPAEAEKLIQFFVGAEGQKRIGEFGVDKYGKGLFVPAAQKR; this is encoded by the coding sequence ATGCATCGCAACCGTTCCCTGTTTACCTGTATGGTGATTCTCTTGAGCTTGTTTCTCGCCGCCTGTTCGACGGCATCGGTCGGCCCCGCAGCCACCTCCCCCTCCGCTCAGGGCAACGCACCCCAGTCTGCTGCTGCGGGAGAGGCGCCGCCGACAGGTGACGCCAATCCATCCGCGCAAACCGGCGCGAACGCATCATCAGCCGGCCAGGAGATCGTCCTGGCGACCACGACCAGCACGCAGGACTCCGGCTTGCTGGATGCCCTGCTGCCGCATTTTGAGCAAAGTACCGGGATCAAGGTAAAAGTGATTGCGGTCGGCACCGGCCAGGCAATCAAACTGGGAGAAGACGGCAATGCGGATGTCGTCCTCGTCCATTCGCGCAAGGCGGAAGACGAATTCGTCTCCAAAGGCTTCGGGATCAATGCCCACGATGTCATGTACAACCAGTTTTACATCGTCGGTCCCGAGCAGGATCCGGCGGGAGTCAAATCCGCCAAAAAAGCTGCCGAGGCCTTCGCCGCCATCGCTCGGAGCCAGGCGCTGTTCATCTCTCGCGGCGACGATTCCGGCACGGACAAAAAAGAGAAGAGCATCTGGAAAGAGGCGGGGATCACGCCTGAGGGCGACTGGTATCTCTCCTCGGGCCAGGGAATGGGCGCTACCCTGCAAATGGCGGATGAAAAAGGCGCCTATACCCTGACGGATGAAGCCACCTTTCTGTCGCGGAAAATGAATCTGCAGGTCCTCATGCAGGGGGACCAATCGCTTTTGAACCCGTACGGCATCATCCAGGTCAAATCGACGGCAAAGCCGGCAGAAGCGGAAAAGCTGATCCAGTTCTTCGTCGGAGCGGAGGGGCAGAAACGAATCGGCGAGTTTGGCGTGGACAAATACGGCAAAGGGCTGTTTGTCCCTGCGGCACAGAAGCGCTAG